A region of Planktothrix tepida PCC 9214 DNA encodes the following proteins:
- a CDS encoding M15 family metallopeptidase yields MLSKPMMRLFLFLFIILGINCYPVNAQNLTPPVTSPPTAPPTAPPTVVVQDYNQVPATEKLVDIRSVNLNIRLDIRYATTNNFLKKKIYSVPRCLLRSDVAQRLSRVQQDLEEMGLGLKVYDCYRPLSVTRQMWEILPDTRYVANPAKGSRHNRGAAVDLTLVDLRTGAELEMPTAFDDFTDKAARDYTGNAPQVRRNSDLLAVKMKQQGFIPLITEWWHFDAPGWDKYGLLDVPLENIR; encoded by the coding sequence ATGCTTTCTAAACCCATGATGCGATTATTTTTATTTTTATTCATAATTTTGGGTATTAACTGTTATCCCGTTAATGCTCAAAATTTAACCCCCCCTGTTACGTCTCCTCCTACTGCCCCTCCTACTGCCCCTCCTACTGTTGTGGTTCAAGATTATAACCAAGTTCCAGCCACCGAAAAATTAGTCGATATTAGAAGTGTTAATCTGAATATTCGTCTTGATATTCGCTATGCCACAACCAACAATTTTTTAAAGAAAAAAATCTATTCGGTTCCTCGTTGTTTGTTGCGTTCTGATGTTGCTCAACGCTTATCCAGAGTACAACAAGATTTAGAAGAAATGGGCTTAGGTTTAAAAGTTTATGACTGTTATCGTCCTCTGTCTGTAACGCGGCAAATGTGGGAAATTTTACCTGATACTCGTTATGTTGCAAACCCGGCTAAAGGGTCTCGACATAACCGAGGGGCGGCGGTTGATTTAACCTTAGTTGATTTACGCACGGGGGCGGAGTTAGAAATGCCAACAGCCTTTGATGATTTTACCGACAAAGCGGCTAGAGATTACACGGGAAATGCTCCTCAAGTTCGTCGGAATAGTGATTTACTTGCTGTTAAAATGAAACAACAAGGATTTATCCCTTTAATTACAGAATGGTGGCATTTTGATGCGCCAGGTTGGGATAAATACGGCCTTTTAGATGTTCCTTTAGAAAATATTCGTTAG